The Streptomyces rubrogriseus genomic sequence CAGCATCTCCTGGAGGAGCCGGTGCTCACTGCCGCCGCCGTAGAGCCGGTCGGTGACGCCGCGTTCGCCGGGGTCGTTCTCCTCGACGTCGGAGTCGAGCAGCAGCAGCGGCACCCGGCCGACCTGGGCCAGCCAGACGCGGGCCCGCAGCTCCCGGCCGCCGGGCAGCGCGAGGGCGACGTGCGCCGGGGTGCCGTCGCGCTCCTTCAGGGGCGCGAGGGGCAACTCGTGGGGGTCGAGGACGGGATAGTGCTCCTGCTGCCAGCCGTCCCGGGAGAGGGACTGGCGGAAGTAGCCGTGCCGGTACAGCAGGCCCACGCCGACGAGCGGCACCCCCAGGTCGCTGGCCGCCTTGAGGTGGTCGCCGGCGAGGATGCCGAGACCGCCGGAGTACTGGGGCAGGGCGGCGGTGATGCCGAACTCGGGCGAGAAGTAGGCCACGGCGGCGGGGAGTCGGCCGGACTGGGCCTGGTACCAGCGGTCGCCGCTCATGTAGTGGTCGAGGTCGTCGGCCACCGCAGTCAGCCGGCGCAGGAAGCGCCGGTCCTCGGCCAGCTCCGCGAGGCGCGCGGGCGGCACGGTGCCGAGCAGCCGTACCGGGTCGCGGCCGGACGCGGTCCAGCACTCGGGATCGACGGACTGGAAGAGGTCGCGGGTCTCCGGGTGCCAGGACCAGCGCAGATTGCGGGCCAGATCACTGAGCGGCCGGAGGGGGTCGGGGAGAACGGGACGGACGGTCAGTCGACGGATCGCCTTCACCCTCACGACGTTACCGCGCGATGTGTCCCTTGTTGGGGCCTTCGCCCTGATGCGCCGGACGGGAACTGACGCGCACGGCGTGTCGATATGGCCGGATCTTTCCCCCTCGGCCTTCTTGTGGCGCTTCGGCCCGCAAGGAAAGCTGCACATGTCGCGACGAACGCTGATTGCGGGAGCGGCATCCGGGAAAGCGACGGTCAGATCGCGCGGTGTGTCGTGATGTCGACATACGCGCGAGTAGTTAACAAAGTGCCGGATTGCCCACCGGAAGAGTGTGGGAAGGCTCCTGCGGTACGCCCCGCACGCACCTCGCAGGACCCACCTCCCCAGCAGTCATCCGCCCACCCAGTTGACGCGGACAGGAGCGGTCATGCCCGCCACGCACCACTCGTCAGCCACCTCCGCGAAGCGCGCCACGGTCGTCGGGCGCATCCCCGTCCTGGACGTCCGTCCGGTCGTCCAGCGGGGGCGCAGGCCGGCCAAGGCCGTCACCGGTGAGTCGTTCGAGGTCTCCGCCACCGTGTTCCGGGAAGGGCACGACGCGGTGGGGGCCAACGTCGTCCTGCGAGATCCGCGGGGCCGGCCGGGCCCCTGGACGCCGATGCGGGAACTGGCCCCGGGCAGCGACCGCTGGGGCGCCACCGTCACCGCGGGCGAGACCGGGATGTGGTCGTACACCGTGGAGGCGTGGGGCGATCCGGTCACCACCTGGCGGCACCACGCCCGGATCAAGATCCCGGCCGGCATGGACACGGACCTGGTCCTGGAGGAGGGCGCCCGGCTGTACGAGCGGGCCGCAGCCGACGTGCCCGGACGCGAGGACCGGCGTGAACTGCTGGCCGCCGTGGAAGCGCTGCGGGACGAGAGCAGGCCGGCCGCGTCCAGGCTGGCGGCGGCGTTGACGCCTCAGGTGGACGCGGTCCTGGCCCGCCACCCGCTGCGCGACCTGGTCACCTCCTCCGACCCCCTCCCCCTGCTCGTCGAGCGCGAACGCGCCCTGTACGGCGCCTGGTACGAGTTCTTCCCCCGCTCCGAAGGCACCCCCGACACCCCCCACGGCACCTTCCGCACCGCCGCCCGCCGCCTGCCCGCCATCGCCGCCATGGGCTTCGACGTCGTCTACCTCCCCCCGATCCACCCCATCGGCACCACCCACCGCAAAGGCCGCAACAACACCCTCTCCGCCACCCGTGACGACGTCGGCGTCCCCTGGGCCATCGGCTCCCCCGAAGGCGGCCACGACACCGTCCACCCCGCCCTGGGCACCCTCGACGACTTCGACCACTTCGTGAGCGAAGCCACCCGCCTCGGCCTGGAAATCGCCCTGGACTTCGCCCTCCAGTGCTCCCCCGACCACCCCTGGGTCCACAAACACCCCGAGTGGTTCCACCACCGCCCCGACGGCACCATCGCCCACGCCGAGAACCCGCCCAAGAAATACCAGGACATCTACCCCATCGCCTTCGACGCCGACCCCGACGGACTCACCACCGAAACCGTCCGCGTCCTGCGGCACTGGATGGACCACGGCGTCCGCATCTTCCGCGTCGACAACCCCCACACCAAACCCGTCGCCTTCTGGGAACGCGTCATCGCCGACATCAACACCACCGACCCCGACGTCATCTTCCTCGCCGAGGCCTTCACCCGCCCCGCCATGATGGCCACCCTCGCCCAGATCGGCTTCCAGCAGTCCTACACCTACTTCACCTGGCGCAACACCAAACAGGAACTCACCGAATACCTGGAGGAACTGTCCGGCGAGGCGGCCTCCTACATGCGGCCCAACCTCTTCGCCAACACCCCCGACATCCTGCACGCCTACCTCCAGCACGGCGGCCGCCCCGCCTTCGAGGTCCGCGCCGTCCTCGCCGCCACCCTCTCCCCCACCTGGGGCATCTACAGCGGCTACGAACTCTGCGAGAACACCCCCCTGCGCGAGGGCAGCGAGGAATACCTCGACAGCGAGAAGTACCAGCTCACCCCCCGCGACTGGACCCGCGCCGCCCGCGAGGGCACCACCATCGCCCCCCTCGTCACCCGCCTCAACACCATCCGGCGCGAGAACCCGGCCCTCCGCCAACTGCGTGATCTGCACTTCCACCCCACGGACAAGGAAGAGGTGATCGCCTACTCGAAGCGGCAGGGGTCGAACACGGTTCTGGTGGTCGTGAACCTCGACCCCCGCCACACCCAGGAGGCGACGGTCTCGTTGGACATGCCGCAACTCGGCCTGGACTGGCACGAGTCGGTGCCGGTACGCGACGAGCTGACCGGCGAGACCTACCACTGGGGCAGGGCCAACTATGTGCGCCTGGAGCCGGGCCGTACGCCCGCGCACGTCTGCACGGTTCTGCGACCGTCCCACCCGCAGATCGGAGGGTCACACACCACATGATCGTCAACGAGCCCGTGCCGGACACCTTCGAGGACACCCCCGCCAAGGACCGGGACCCGGACTGGTTCAAACGAGCCGTCTTCTACGAGGTCCTCGTCCGCTCCTTCCAGGACAGCAACGGCGACGGCATCGGTGACCTCAAGGGCCTGACCGCCAAGCTGGACTACCTGCAATGGCTGGGCGTGGACTGCCTGTGGCTCCCGCCCTTCTTCAAGTCGCCGCTGCGCGACGGCGGTTACGACGTCTCCGACTACACCGCCGTCCTGCCGGAGTTCGGCGACCTGGCCGACTTCGTGGAGTTCGTGGACGCGGCCCACCAGCGCGGCATGCGCGTGATCATCGACTTCGTCATGAACCACACCAGCGACCAGCACCCGTGGTTCCAGGAGTCCCGCAGGAACCCGGACGGGCCCTACGGCGACTACTACGTCTGGGCCGACGACGACAAGCAGTTCCAGGACGCGCGGATCATCTTCGTCGACACCGAGGCGTCCAACTGGACCTACGACCCGGTGCGCAAGCAGTACTACTGGCACCGGTTCTTCTCCCACCAGCCGGACCTCAACTACGAGAACCCGGTCGTGCAGGAGGAGATGATCTCCGCGCTGAAGTTCTGGCTGGACCTGGGCATCGACGGGTTCCGGCTGGACGCGGTGCCGTACCTCTACCAGGAGGAGGGCACCAACTGCGAGAACCTCCCGCGCACGCACGACTTCCTGAAGCGGGTGCGCAAGGAGATCGACGCGCAGTACCCGGACACGGTGGTACTGGCCGAGGCCAACCAGTGGCCGGAGGACGTGGTCGACTACTTCGGCGACTACGCGGCGGGCGGCGACGAGTGCCACATGGCCTTCCACTTCCCCGTCATGCCCCGCATCTTCATGGCGGTCAGAAGGGAGTCCCGCTACCCGGTCTCCGAAATCCTCGCCAAGA encodes the following:
- a CDS encoding alpha-1,4-glucan--maltose-1-phosphate maltosyltransferase — translated: MPATHHSSATSAKRATVVGRIPVLDVRPVVQRGRRPAKAVTGESFEVSATVFREGHDAVGANVVLRDPRGRPGPWTPMRELAPGSDRWGATVTAGETGMWSYTVEAWGDPVTTWRHHARIKIPAGMDTDLVLEEGARLYERAAADVPGREDRRELLAAVEALRDESRPAASRLAAALTPQVDAVLARHPLRDLVTSSDPLPLLVERERALYGAWYEFFPRSEGTPDTPHGTFRTAARRLPAIAAMGFDVVYLPPIHPIGTTHRKGRNNTLSATRDDVGVPWAIGSPEGGHDTVHPALGTLDDFDHFVSEATRLGLEIALDFALQCSPDHPWVHKHPEWFHHRPDGTIAHAENPPKKYQDIYPIAFDADPDGLTTETVRVLRHWMDHGVRIFRVDNPHTKPVAFWERVIADINTTDPDVIFLAEAFTRPAMMATLAQIGFQQSYTYFTWRNTKQELTEYLEELSGEAASYMRPNLFANTPDILHAYLQHGGRPAFEVRAVLAATLSPTWGIYSGYELCENTPLREGSEEYLDSEKYQLTPRDWTRAAREGTTIAPLVTRLNTIRRENPALRQLRDLHFHPTDKEEVIAYSKRQGSNTVLVVVNLDPRHTQEATVSLDMPQLGLDWHESVPVRDELTGETYHWGRANYVRLEPGRTPAHVCTVLRPSHPQIGGSHTT
- the treS gene encoding maltose alpha-D-glucosyltransferase; translation: MIVNEPVPDTFEDTPAKDRDPDWFKRAVFYEVLVRSFQDSNGDGIGDLKGLTAKLDYLQWLGVDCLWLPPFFKSPLRDGGYDVSDYTAVLPEFGDLADFVEFVDAAHQRGMRVIIDFVMNHTSDQHPWFQESRRNPDGPYGDYYVWADDDKQFQDARIIFVDTEASNWTYDPVRKQYYWHRFFSHQPDLNYENPVVQEEMISALKFWLDLGIDGFRLDAVPYLYQEEGTNCENLPRTHDFLKRVRKEIDAQYPDTVVLAEANQWPEDVVDYFGDYAAGGDECHMAFHFPVMPRIFMAVRRESRYPVSEILAKTPAIPSGCQWGIFLRNHDELTLEMVTDEERDYMYAEYAKDPRMRANIGIRRRLAPLLDNDRNQIELFTALLLSLPGSPILYYGDEIGMGDNIWLGDRDAVRTPMQWTPDRNAGFSSSDPGRLFLPTIMDPVHGYQVTNVEASMASPSSLLHWTRRMIEIRKQNPAFGLGTYTELPSSNPAVLAFLREHEDDLVLCVHNFSRFAQPTELDLSAFDGRHPVELFGGVRFPAVGDLPYLLTLGGHGFYWFRLRKDAA